The genomic window CAGGCTTTAACGATTTTATAACACTCATCTTTCCGAATATAATATGGTGTAACGTACTTTTTTCCTGATACCCATTACTGtgaccatttattttatttacagaccAGCAATGGATGTTATAGTTATCGGGTGCGGTGCATCCGGTATCGCTGCCTTAAGACGCCTTTATGACGCTGGTCTGAAAGTTATCGGTCTAGAAGCTGCGGACAGAATTGGTGGGAGGATATGCAGTGTGGAGTATGGGGATTGCTATCTTGATTTAGGAGGTGCATGGTAAGTTCTGCCTCTTATAGCGCCCTTCCACCAGAGCTGTGCGATGTAGCTAACTCGAGCCAACTTACTGGTCACTGGTGGTGGGTCGTCCAGCACCATTGTCCAACCTATTGAGCAAGTTGAACTCTGTtacttctacagatctcctcttTATAATTTAATCACTATTATTATGATATGTTTACAGGTGCCATGGCGAAAAGGACAACATAGTATATGATATGGCCAATCCACTTGGTCTCCTTGCCAAACCAAAACCTGATCATAAATATTTCCTAATGTCTGATGGCAAATTAATATCAAACGAGACAGGTGATAAGATTCTCCAGATTTTAGATGAAGAAGTGGGAAAGGCTGAAAAGAATAATACTAGATCAATATCTGAATGTGTACGTAATgcgtaagtacctacttgtaaTTACATAAGTAATGTTTCAGAATTTATATTAAGTGTCAAGTCAAGTCCATCAACCTAagtaaaaagaattaaataatatctgaagtttataatgaattataatagaaaaatagttttttagatTCTAAATACTTCTATGAGGTACCTAACGTAATTTAATATTGGCATTTAAGGATAAAAACGAATCCAGATCTTCAATTTGATGAAGAACTAGTGAAATCTCTTGCTGAATGGTATGAAAGAAACAATCATTTAGGAGGTCAGGGCGATCCTAAGATGGGAAAATCGCTAAAAGGATTAGAGGAATGGTGGGTATGTGAAGGAGAGCCCTTTATCAATTGGAAAGGAAAAGGATATAAGACTGTCTTGGATATTTTACTGGTAAGATAGAGGTGCATTACAAGTacctaggtatataaaaaaaataagattggTGATAATTCCAGTTTTAAAGATCTAGAAgacataaagaaaaattaattcCAGAATAGATACCCTGATGCCTCGAAAGGACTTCCAATTCCCATCCATTTAAACAAGGAAGTGGAGAATATAAAGTGGTGCACGAGTAAACCAGGCTTAGAACGTGGTAATCCTCTGGTGCAGATAAAGTGCAAAGATGGAAGCTTATATACAGCTAAAAGCGTTATCATTACCCTTTCTCTTGGAGTGTTGAAAGAAAGGTAACTACTTATAATTCT from Pararge aegeria chromosome 20, ilParAegt1.1, whole genome shotgun sequence includes these protein-coding regions:
- the LOC120632778 gene encoding spermine oxidase-like isoform X1, giving the protein MVAPAMDVIVIGCGASGIAALRRLYDAGLKVIGLEAADRIGGRICSVEYGDCYLDLGGAWCHGEKDNIVYDMANPLGLLAKPKPDHKYFLMSDGKLISNETGDKILQILDEEVGKAEKNNTRSISECVRNAIKTNPDLQFDEELVKSLAEWYERNNHLGGQGDPKMGKSLKGLEEWWVCEGEPFINWKGKGYKTVLDILLNRYPDASKGLPIPIHLNKEVENIKWCTSKPGLERGNPLVQIKCKDGSLYTAKSVIITLSLGVLKERHSQLFSPPLPTEKINSINNLQFCVLDKIYIEFTQPWWPEFPSNFTILWKDEDKARFNEQETWITEIFGFNTVEYHPNSLVAWIYGAGAMEMERASYEQVKAGIEKLLQVLFSKQFKLNPVKSILRSQWASNPLIRGSYSYRSVYTEENDASAKALSEPLYHGDSFPVVGFAGEATSYHRHNGVHGAVEAGFREADRFIDSFKKGTK
- the LOC120632778 gene encoding spermine oxidase-like isoform X2 yields the protein MDVIVIGCGASGIAALRRLYDAGLKVIGLEAADRIGGRICSVEYGDCYLDLGGAWCHGEKDNIVYDMANPLGLLAKPKPDHKYFLMSDGKLISNETGDKILQILDEEVGKAEKNNTRSISECVRNAIKTNPDLQFDEELVKSLAEWYERNNHLGGQGDPKMGKSLKGLEEWWVCEGEPFINWKGKGYKTVLDILLNRYPDASKGLPIPIHLNKEVENIKWCTSKPGLERGNPLVQIKCKDGSLYTAKSVIITLSLGVLKERHSQLFSPPLPTEKINSINNLQFCVLDKIYIEFTQPWWPEFPSNFTILWKDEDKARFNEQETWITEIFGFNTVEYHPNSLVAWIYGAGAMEMERASYEQVKAGIEKLLQVLFSKQFKLNPVKSILRSQWASNPLIRGSYSYRSVYTEENDASAKALSEPLYHGDSFPVVGFAGEATSYHRHNGVHGAVEAGFREADRFIDSFKKGTK